One segment of Bacteroides caecimuris DNA contains the following:
- a CDS encoding HU family DNA-binding protein yields the protein MPVLYKPFQSTLEDQKSGKKLFYPRVVRSGNVDSAQLSKEIAAYSSLSPGDVKNTLDNLVTVMTQHLQSSESVSVDGLGTFRMVMVARGRGVETSDEVSAAQATLTVRFQPATTKNHDRTTATRSMVTGAKCVRYDKLVSDAGSAEGDNSGGSDKPGGDGNGGGGEAPDPAA from the coding sequence ATGCCAGTATTGTACAAACCTTTCCAGTCAACTCTGGAAGACCAAAAAAGCGGTAAAAAACTCTTCTATCCCCGAGTTGTACGTTCGGGAAACGTAGATTCCGCACAACTTTCAAAAGAAATAGCCGCCTACTCTTCCCTCTCTCCGGGTGACGTGAAAAACACGCTCGACAACCTGGTGACGGTGATGACGCAACACTTGCAATCTTCGGAAAGCGTAAGCGTCGACGGTCTTGGTACCTTCCGTATGGTGATGGTGGCTCGTGGCAGAGGCGTGGAAACCTCCGACGAAGTGTCGGCTGCACAGGCTACGCTTACCGTCCGCTTCCAACCGGCAACGACTAAGAATCATGACCGTACTACCGCTACCCGTTCGATGGTGACCGGTGCGAAGTGTGTCCGCTATGATAAACTTGTTTCCGATGCGGGTAGCGCGGAAGGCGACAACTCCGGTGGAAGCGACAAGCCCGGTGGAGACGGTAATGGAGGGGGTGGAGAAGCGCCCGATCCGGCTGCATAA
- a CDS encoding N-acetylmuramoyl-L-alanine amidase, with the protein MRIINLIVVHCSATRGDSTLSPEALDLMHRRRGFNGTGYHYYIRKDGTVHLTRPVERIGAHTKGFNAHSIGICYEGGLDCRGRPADTRTPAQRATLRQLVWQLQEKFPGCRVCGHRDLSPDLNGNGEIEPEEWVKQCPCFEVAKEFKKFKNYKEFKDSGESTAQAENMDEHRVN; encoded by the coding sequence ATGCGAATTATCAACTTAATCGTGGTGCATTGTAGCGCCACGCGGGGGGATTCTACACTCTCACCGGAAGCTTTGGACTTGATGCACCGGCGCCGCGGATTCAACGGAACAGGCTATCACTACTACATCCGCAAGGATGGAACAGTGCACCTCACCCGCCCCGTGGAACGCATCGGAGCACACACCAAAGGTTTCAACGCTCACTCGATAGGTATCTGCTATGAAGGTGGTCTGGACTGCCGGGGACGCCCGGCAGATACCCGGACTCCGGCGCAGCGGGCTACGCTCCGGCAACTTGTCTGGCAGCTACAGGAGAAATTCCCCGGCTGCCGGGTATGCGGACACCGGGATCTTTCGCCGGATCTCAATGGGAATGGTGAGATAGAACCGGAAGAGTGGGTTAAACAGTGCCCGTGCTTTGAGGTGGCAAAGGAATTCAAGAAGTTCAAGAATTATAAGGAATTCAAGGATTCCGGAGAATCCACAGCACAGGCGGAGAACATGGACGAACACAGAGTAAACTAA
- the dacB gene encoding D-alanyl-D-alanine carboxypeptidase/D-alanyl-D-alanine-endopeptidase: MKKSLLLVALSVCLLPLWGQQNFSRIDSLIKKMLPEASEVGISVYDLTAKKSLYNYRAEKLSRPASTMKLLTAITALSRPEANEPFRTEVWHDGVIEHDTLQGNLYVVGRFDPEFDSQSMDSLVEEVITFPFSVINGQVYGDVSMKDSLYWGSGWAWDDTPAGYQPYLSPLMFCKGTVQVSVVPSTVQGDTASVSCQPVSSYYTVTNQTKTRTSSAGRFSFTRDWLTNGNNLLVSGNVTSIRKDDVNIYDSPRFFMHTFLERLRGRGITTPQSYGFAELPRDSVTVERMACWNTPVQKVLNQLMKESDNLNAEALLCRLGAQATGKKQVAAEDGILEIMKLIRRLGHDPKDYKIADGCGLSNYNYLSPALLVDFLKYAYSQTKVFQMLYKSLPVGGVDGTLKFRMKGTPVFRNVHAKTGSFTAINALAGYLKMKNGHEVAFAIMNQNVLSAAKARAFQDKVCEVITLYGGLY, encoded by the coding sequence ATGAAAAAAAGTCTTTTGTTAGTCGCCCTTTCAGTTTGTTTGTTGCCACTTTGGGGACAACAAAATTTCTCCCGGATAGACTCGCTTATCAAGAAGATGCTCCCCGAAGCATCCGAAGTCGGCATATCCGTCTACGATCTGACGGCTAAGAAATCACTTTATAACTATCGTGCGGAGAAACTTTCACGTCCTGCCTCTACCATGAAGCTGTTGACGGCTATTACCGCACTTTCCCGCCCCGAAGCCAACGAGCCTTTCCGCACAGAAGTATGGCATGATGGCGTGATAGAGCATGATACCTTGCAAGGCAACCTGTATGTGGTAGGCAGATTCGATCCGGAATTTGACAGCCAGTCGATGGATTCATTGGTAGAAGAGGTAATCACTTTCCCTTTTTCGGTGATTAACGGGCAGGTATATGGTGATGTTTCGATGAAAGACTCCCTTTATTGGGGTAGCGGATGGGCGTGGGACGATACTCCTGCGGGCTATCAGCCTTATCTCTCTCCATTGATGTTTTGCAAGGGGACTGTACAGGTTTCTGTCGTTCCCTCTACGGTGCAGGGAGATACAGCAAGTGTCTCCTGTCAACCTGTATCCTCCTATTATACAGTGACGAATCAGACGAAAACACGTACCTCTTCTGCCGGAAGATTCTCTTTCACGAGAGACTGGTTGACGAATGGAAACAATCTCCTTGTTTCGGGAAATGTCACTTCGATTCGAAAAGATGATGTCAACATCTATGATTCTCCCCGTTTCTTTATGCATACTTTCTTGGAGCGTCTTCGTGGGAGAGGAATCACAACTCCCCAGTCGTATGGCTTTGCCGAATTGCCCCGCGACAGTGTGACTGTAGAACGGATGGCTTGTTGGAATACTCCCGTGCAGAAAGTGCTGAACCAGTTGATGAAAGAGAGTGATAATCTCAATGCGGAAGCATTGCTCTGTCGCTTAGGGGCGCAGGCTACGGGAAAGAAGCAGGTAGCTGCCGAAGATGGTATTCTCGAAATAATGAAGCTGATCCGCCGCCTGGGGCATGACCCGAAAGATTATAAGATTGCCGACGGTTGCGGACTGTCCAATTATAATTACCTCTCTCCTGCCCTGCTGGTAGACTTTCTGAAATATGCGTACTCGCAAACAAAGGTGTTTCAGATGTTATATAAATCTCTTCCCGTTGGCGGAGTGGACGGAACATTGAAATTCCGGATGAAGGGTACCCCTGTTTTCCGGAATGTTCATGCCAAAACAGGCTCGTTTACGGCAATAAATGCGCTTGCGGGCTATCTGAAGATGAAAAACGGACATGAAGTGGCATTTGCCATTATGAATCAGAATGTGCTTTCGGCGGCTAAGGCACGGGCATTTCAGGATAAGGTGTGTGAGGTGATTACTCTTTATGGAGGGCTTTATTGA
- a CDS encoding ferrichrome ABC transporter substrate-binding protein: protein MEDFMRYLLIAGIMLVGIYKEVNKNNKAKKAKKTKAKHPVPPMPSSVEVSPDAVPIPEAWGSLKPMDELLRPIPLEQPASKPFSKQKTSKQQTSKQKKRKEEVSVAASLANSAAQDERNNRQGAHYNTPHDSPDNKEDFTIHSAEEARRAIIWGEILQRKY, encoded by the coding sequence ATGGAAGATTTTATGAGATATCTCTTGATAGCAGGCATCATGCTTGTGGGAATATACAAAGAGGTGAATAAAAACAACAAGGCGAAAAAGGCGAAAAAGACTAAAGCCAAGCACCCCGTTCCCCCAATGCCATCTTCGGTTGAAGTAAGCCCCGATGCCGTTCCCATACCCGAAGCGTGGGGCAGCCTCAAACCCATGGACGAACTGCTCCGGCCGATTCCGCTCGAACAACCGGCTTCCAAACCATTCTCCAAACAGAAAACTTCGAAGCAGCAAACTTCGAAACAAAAAAAGAGAAAAGAGGAAGTATCCGTGGCTGCATCTCTTGCAAACAGCGCTGCACAAGATGAACGGAACAACCGGCAAGGTGCCCATTACAACACTCCCCACGACTCACCCGACAATAAAGAAGATTTTACGATTCATTCGGCAGAAGAAGCTCGCCGAGCCATTATCTGGGGAGAAATTCTTCAACGGAAATATTGA
- a CDS encoding DUF4373 domain-containing protein — MGRIKQGLDYFPLNTDFMHDRVVRRVMKREGDSAFTILLYTLSYLYSGEGYYIHVDDDFYDELSDRLFSTDNDRVRRVLRLFVEYGFFDSSLYERYGILTSADIQRQFLFVTKRRSRRHISPDYCLLPDEETVHPVLPDAVAETADIVTQTPDTVTESPDTVTKNTLLKRKEKERKENILPNPPLPKGGDEEEKGGDSSNRKPAKKKRELTQSDIDRMQAPADGHPRNLSGLLENLRLYRIPPSEQYAIVLKSNYGEIGGKVWKGFGVIRASAGKIKLPGHYLLSILNN; from the coding sequence ATGGGACGAATAAAACAAGGGCTTGACTATTTCCCTTTGAATACCGATTTTATGCACGACCGTGTCGTGCGCCGTGTGATGAAGCGTGAAGGCGATTCCGCCTTCACAATCCTGCTCTATACCCTGTCTTATCTATATTCGGGCGAGGGTTATTATATTCATGTCGACGATGACTTCTACGACGAACTCTCCGACCGGCTTTTCAGCACGGACAACGACCGTGTTCGCAGGGTGCTTCGTCTGTTTGTGGAGTACGGTTTCTTCGATTCTTCGCTCTACGAACGTTACGGCATCCTGACTTCCGCCGACATTCAGCGGCAGTTCCTTTTTGTCACTAAACGCCGCAGTCGCCGTCATATTTCTCCAGACTACTGTCTGCTGCCGGATGAGGAAACCGTACACCCGGTCCTCCCGGATGCTGTTGCAGAAACCGCAGATATTGTAACGCAAACCCCCGATACTGTAACAGAATCCCCGGATACTGTAACAAAAAACACCCTCCTAAAAAGAAAAGAAAAGGAAAGGAAAGAAAACATCCTCCCTAACCCTCCTTTGCCCAAAGGAGGGGATGAGGAAGAAAAGGGAGGAGATTCTTCTAACAGAAAACCGGCGAAGAAGAAACGTGAGCTGACACAGTCGGATATTGACCGGATGCAAGCTCCTGCCGACGGGCATCCGCGCAACCTTTCCGGACTGTTGGAGAACCTTCGCCTTTATCGTATCCCTCCCTCCGAACAGTATGCAATCGTACTGAAAAGTAATTACGGTGAAATCGGAGGCAAGGTTTGGAAGGGTTTCGGTGTCATCCGGGCGAGTGCCGGAAAGATCAAACTGCCCGGTCATTATCTGTTGAGTATCCTGAATAACTGA
- a CDS encoding smalltalk protein — translation MKKSVWDMILKVVIAVASALAGVLGANAMNL, via the coding sequence ATGAAGAAATCCGTATGGGACATGATCCTGAAGGTGGTTATCGCAGTGGCTTCGGCTTTGGCAGGCGTTTTGGGCGCTAATGCGATGAATCTGTAA
- a CDS encoding S24 family peptidase — MDTNLDVLGIIKRAKQALDLKKDSELAGYLGVSRATVTNWGARNSIDFKLLLDKFGNKVDYNWLLLGKGNPVHQPRFCESELAQGEVDIIHNPKTPEPIDDRSVTLYDITAAANLKTLFTNKQQYALGKILIPNISVCDGAVYVNGDSMYPILKSGDIIGYKEISSFENVIYGEIYLVSFMIDGDEYLAVKYVNRSDKEGHLKLVSYNTHHEPMDIPFASINAMAIVKFSIRRHMMM, encoded by the coding sequence ATGGATACAAATTTGGATGTATTAGGTATCATCAAGCGTGCCAAACAGGCGTTAGACCTGAAAAAAGACAGCGAACTAGCTGGATACTTGGGAGTTTCAAGAGCCACAGTCACCAATTGGGGCGCACGAAACAGTATTGATTTCAAGTTATTGCTTGATAAGTTCGGAAACAAGGTAGACTACAACTGGCTATTGTTGGGAAAAGGAAATCCCGTGCACCAGCCGAGATTTTGTGAAAGCGAACTGGCGCAGGGAGAAGTCGACATTATACACAACCCGAAAACGCCCGAACCGATAGACGACCGTAGCGTGACATTGTACGACATTACGGCAGCTGCGAACTTGAAAACATTGTTCACCAACAAGCAGCAGTATGCGCTGGGGAAGATATTGATCCCCAATATATCCGTCTGCGACGGCGCGGTATATGTAAACGGGGACAGCATGTACCCTATATTGAAATCGGGAGACATTATCGGATACAAGGAAATCAGCAGTTTCGAAAACGTCATTTACGGGGAAATATACCTGGTGTCGTTTATGATTGACGGAGACGAGTATCTGGCTGTCAAATACGTGAACCGTTCGGACAAGGAAGGGCATCTAAAGCTCGTGAGCTATAATACTCACCACGAGCCGATGGATATTCCATTCGCGTCTATCAATGCGATGGCGATTGTGAAATTCTCCATTAGGAGGCACATGATGATGTAA
- a CDS encoding acetyl-CoA hydrolase/transferase family protein — protein MSLNRISAAEAASLIKHGYNIGLSGFTPAGTAKAVTAELAKIAEAEHAKGNPFQVGIFTGASTGESCDGILSRAKAIRYRAPYTTNADFRKAVNNGEIAYNDIHLSQMAQEVRYGFMGKVNVAIIEACEVTPDGKIYLTAAGGISPTICRLADQIIVELNSAHSKSGMGMHDVYEPLDPPYRREIPIYKPSDRIGLPYIQVDPKKIIGVVETNWPDEARSFAAADPLTDKIGQNVADFLAADMKRGVIPSTFLPLQSGVGNIANAVLGALGRDKTIPPFEMYTEVIQNSVIGLIREGRIKFGSTCSLTVTNDCLEGIYNDMDFFRDKLVLRPSEISNSPEIVRRLGVISINTAIEVDLYGNVNSTHIGGTKMMNGIGGSGDFTRNAYISIFTCPSVAKEGKISAIVPMVSHHDHTEHDVNIVITEQGVADLRGKSPKERAQAIIENCAHPDYKELLWDYLKLAGNRAQTPHAIQAALGMHAELAKSGDMKNTNWAEYTK, from the coding sequence ATGTCACTCAATCGTATTTCGGCAGCGGAAGCTGCAAGCCTGATCAAACATGGCTACAACATCGGCCTAAGCGGATTTACTCCCGCCGGAACGGCCAAGGCTGTAACAGCCGAGCTCGCAAAAATTGCTGAAGCAGAGCATGCGAAAGGAAACCCGTTTCAAGTAGGAATTTTCACAGGTGCATCGACAGGAGAGTCCTGCGACGGCATACTGTCACGCGCCAAAGCCATCCGCTACCGCGCCCCTTATACTACCAACGCTGATTTCCGCAAGGCCGTGAACAACGGAGAGATTGCCTACAACGACATACACCTCTCACAGATGGCACAGGAAGTGCGCTACGGATTCATGGGCAAAGTGAACGTGGCCATCATCGAAGCATGCGAAGTGACTCCCGACGGAAAGATTTATCTGACTGCCGCCGGTGGTATTTCCCCGACGATCTGCCGTCTTGCCGACCAGATCATCGTGGAGTTGAACAGCGCACACAGCAAATCCGGCATGGGTATGCACGACGTATACGAACCGCTCGACCCTCCTTACCGCCGCGAAATTCCTATCTATAAACCGAGTGACCGCATCGGACTGCCTTACATCCAGGTAGACCCGAAAAAGATTATAGGCGTAGTGGAAACCAACTGGCCGGATGAAGCGCGTTCTTTCGCCGCTGCCGATCCGTTGACCGACAAAATCGGACAAAATGTGGCCGATTTCCTCGCTGCCGACATGAAACGTGGTGTCATCCCGTCTACTTTCTTACCCCTGCAATCGGGTGTAGGAAACATCGCCAACGCCGTGCTCGGTGCATTGGGACGTGACAAAACGATTCCTCCATTCGAAATGTACACAGAGGTAATACAGAACTCCGTGATCGGACTGATTCGCGAAGGACGTATCAAATTTGGTAGTACCTGCTCACTGACTGTAACAAACGACTGTCTGGAAGGTATTTACAACGATATGGATTTCTTCCGCGATAAGCTGGTTCTCCGTCCGTCGGAAATCTCAAACAGCCCCGAAATAGTACGCCGCCTCGGTGTCATTTCTATCAATACGGCCATCGAAGTCGACCTGTACGGCAATGTAAACTCTACTCATATCGGCGGAACAAAAATGATGAACGGTATCGGTGGTTCGGGAGACTTTACCCGCAACGCCTACATCTCTATCTTCACTTGTCCGTCTGTGGCTAAAGAAGGTAAGATCAGCGCCATCGTGCCGATGGTATCCCACCACGACCACACGGAGCACGATGTCAATATCGTTATCACCGAGCAAGGTGTTGCCGATCTTCGTGGCAAGAGTCCGAAAGAACGTGCACAAGCCATCATCGAAAACTGTGCTCATCCTGACTACAAAGAGCTTCTTTGGGATTATCTCAAACTGGCAGGTAACCGCGCGCAGACTCCACACGCTATTCAGGCTGCACTTGGCATGCACGCAGAGTTGGCTAAAAGCGGCGATATGAAGAATACAAATTGGGCTGAATACACCAAGTAA
- the miaB gene encoding tRNA (N6-isopentenyl adenosine(37)-C2)-methylthiotransferase MiaB, giving the protein MNELTGADFKSATEMTDDNKKLFIETYGCQMNVADSEVIASVMQMAGYSVAETLEEADAVFMNTCSIRDNAEQKILNRLEFFHSLKKKKKRLIVGVLGCMAERVKDDLITNHHVDLVVGPDAYLTLPDLIAAVESGEKAINVELSTTETYRDVIPSRICGNHISGFVSIMRGCNNFCTYCIVPYTRGRERSRDVESILNEVADLVAKGYKEVTLLGQNVNSYRFERPTGEVVTFPMLLRTVAEAAPGVRIRFTTSHPKDMSDETLEVIAQVPNVCKHIHLPVQSGSSRILKLMNRKYTREWYLDRVAAIKRIIPDCGLTTDIFSGFHSETEEDHAMSLSLMEACGYDAAFMFKYSERPGTYASKHLEDNVPEEVKIRRLNEIIALQNRLSAEANQRCIGKTYEVLVEGVSKRSRDQLFGRTEQNRVVVFDRGTHRVGDFVNVRVTEASSATLKGEEI; this is encoded by the coding sequence ATGAACGAATTAACGGGAGCGGACTTTAAATCCGCAACTGAAATGACTGATGACAACAAGAAGTTGTTTATCGAAACATACGGCTGCCAGATGAACGTAGCCGATAGTGAGGTGATTGCATCGGTGATGCAAATGGCGGGATATTCCGTAGCTGAAACGCTGGAAGAGGCTGACGCTGTGTTTATGAACACCTGTTCTATCCGCGACAATGCGGAGCAGAAGATCCTGAACCGCCTGGAGTTTTTCCACTCGCTGAAGAAAAAGAAAAAGCGCCTGATTGTGGGTGTGTTGGGCTGTATGGCCGAACGGGTAAAGGATGATCTGATCACGAATCATCATGTCGACCTGGTAGTCGGTCCGGATGCTTACCTGACGTTGCCCGATTTGATTGCTGCCGTAGAGTCTGGCGAGAAAGCAATCAATGTGGAGCTTTCTACTACCGAAACTTATCGGGATGTGATTCCGTCGCGTATCTGTGGCAATCATATTTCCGGCTTTGTGTCCATCATGCGCGGTTGCAACAATTTCTGCACTTATTGCATCGTTCCCTACACTCGCGGGCGTGAGCGTAGCCGTGACGTGGAAAGCATCCTCAATGAAGTGGCGGACTTGGTGGCAAAAGGTTATAAAGAAGTTACCCTGTTGGGGCAAAATGTCAACTCATACCGTTTTGAGAGACCGACAGGAGAAGTGGTTACCTTCCCGATGTTGCTCCGAACAGTGGCAGAAGCTGCTCCGGGGGTACGTATTCGTTTCACGACTTCCCATCCGAAGGATATGAGTGACGAAACGCTGGAGGTGATTGCACAAGTGCCGAATGTATGTAAACATATCCATCTGCCTGTGCAGAGCGGTAGTTCCCGCATCCTGAAACTGATGAACCGTAAGTATACCCGTGAGTGGTACTTGGACCGCGTGGCAGCTATCAAACGCATCATCCCCGATTGCGGACTGACTACCGATATTTTCTCCGGTTTCCATTCTGAAACGGAAGAAGATCATGCCATGTCGCTTTCGCTGATGGAAGCGTGCGGGTACGATGCTGCTTTCATGTTTAAATATTCCGAGCGTCCGGGGACGTATGCTTCCAAACATCTCGAAGATAATGTGCCCGAAGAGGTGAAAATCCGCCGCCTGAATGAGATTATCGCCTTGCAGAACCGTCTGTCTGCCGAAGCCAACCAGCGTTGCATCGGAAAGACGTATGAAGTGCTTGTGGAAGGTGTTTCCAAGCGTTCGCGCGATCAGCTGTTCGGGCGTACGGAGCAGAACCGTGTGGTGGTGTTCGACAGGGGTACGCATCGTGTCGGTGATTTCGTCAATGTGCGTGTCACGGAGGCTAGTTCGGCTACGCTGAAGGGGGAGGAAATCTGA